The proteins below are encoded in one region of Juglans microcarpa x Juglans regia isolate MS1-56 chromosome 4D, Jm3101_v1.0, whole genome shotgun sequence:
- the LOC121260163 gene encoding uncharacterized protein LOC121260163: MERSGKPHPEPENDLSRIDGNLAMARALTRMTEFLQQNFPPQREQQNGCPYERFLAHRTPAFSGQEDPLGAGRWISDLEKTFEICGCTEAQKVLYASYLLQGDVTAWRGIKRELLEMELGSITAVSWLRFKNEFKDRFFPNTMRKQKAREFNNLVQGEMTVQQYARKFIELGKFATHLIATEEMRMERFQEGLRREIRIHVACLQILTFQQLVEVATIAEREFIDHVAAPIGQKRRVFGEGSSSGSAPKFISRIGARPQMATGVQMGGRAPVCGKCNRSHVGKCHLPGIQCFRCGQKGHLAHNCPTMMQAN; encoded by the coding sequence ATGGAGCGATCAGGAAAGCCACATCCAGAACCTGAGAACGACTTGTCTCGTATTGATGGGAATCTCGCCATGGCTCGAGCCCTAACTcgtatgacagaatttcttcaacagaattttccTCCACAAAGGGAGCAACAGAACGGTTGTCCGTATGAACGCTTTTTAGCTCATAgaacccctgctttttctggacAAGAGGATCCACTTGGTGCTGGGAGGTGGATTAGTGATCTCGAAAAGACGTTTGAGATCTGTGGGTGTACTGAAGCTCAGAAAGTGTTATACGCAAGTTACCTGCTGCAAGGTGACGTGACTGCTTGGCGGGGGATCAAGCGGGAGCTTCTGGAAATGGAGTTAGGATCAATTACAGCGGTATCTTGGCTGCgttttaaaaatgaattcaaGGATCGTTTCTTCCCGAACACTATGAGGAAACAAAAGGCACGAGAGTTTAACAATTTAGTGCAAGGGGAGATGACGGTCCAGCAGTATGCCCGGAAGTTTATAGAACTCGGGAAGTTTGCTACACATTTGATTGCTACAGAGGAGATGCGGATGGAGCGATTTCAGGAGGGTCTACGGCGAGAGATCCGTATACATGTTGCTTGTTTGCAAATTCTAACCTTTCAGCAATTAGTAGAGGTTGCTACAATTGCAGAGCGGGAGTTTATTGATCATGTTGCTGCTCCAATCGGTCAAAAGAGAAGAGTTTTCGGAGAAGGAAGTAGTTCGGGGTCTGCACCTAAGTTTATTTCTAGGATTGGGGCCCGACCGCAGATGGCCACAGGAGTACAAATGGGGGGACGAGCGCCAGTTTGTGGCAAATGCAATAGGTCGCATGTTGGCAAGTGCCATTTACCTGggattcagtgttttagatgcgGGCAAAAGGGACATCTTGCTCACAATTGCCCTACCATGATGCAGGCGAACTGA
- the LOC121260164 gene encoding uncharacterized protein LOC121260164: MTKIRKPKMLESSQSLVVKLPNGETVWCSKVTLGFPLVINGMTLKADLIRFKLLEFDIILGMDWLYQHFAKINCRSRIVSFQLPRGKYLELAGSKIKVKPTVISAIQASRDLANGADAFLIQVVSVLSEKKSLADIPIVKEFSDVFVDDLPSLPPGRDLEFTIDLESGAAPVHKAPYLMAPEELKELKSQLHELIDLKSGYYQLRIKDQDIPKTAFRSRYGHYEFKVMLFGLANAPAAFMDMMNRVFRPYLDSFVIVFIDDILVYSRESEEHTVTFDWFWIKFLGLVMSRDGVAVDPSKVEAILAWPRPSTVHEIWSFLGLADYYRRFVEGFARLSGPLTTLTRKNVEFVWSGKCEKSFQELKKRLTTTPILALPEPHKPFVVFSDASKFGLGCVLMQEGRVVAYASRQLKDHEKNYPTHDLELVVVVFALKIWRYYLYGETCEIYIDHKSLKHIFSQKSLNMRQRRWLELISDYQCEIKYHPGKANQVADVLSRKSYSVDEAETLGLDSLLFGMRRLLAESSQQEEVKAEQQRPAGYLQPLPIPEWKWDDIAMDFIIGLPRTPSGKNSIWDEVGEGNLLGPEIVQEMRNQVKVIRDKMAAVQSHQKSYSDTRRRDLLFEEGDWILEKVGPVAYHIALPEYFGEIHDVFHVPSLKKNFGQQEPRLVDPGSIQLRPDLTYEVVPT; encoded by the exons ATGACGAAGATCCGGAAACCTAAAATGCTGGAGTCATCACAG TCTTTGGTAGTGAAGTTACCAAATGGGGAGACTGTGTGGTGTTCAAAGGTTACCCTAGGTTTTCCTCTAGTTATTAATGGAATGACTCTTAAGGCAGATTTGATAAGGTTTAAATTACTTGAGTTTGACATTATtctaggaatggattggttatatCAGCATTTTGCCAAGATTAATTGTCGTAGTCGAATAGTTAGTTTCCAACTACCTAGGGGAAAGTATTTAGAGCTTGCAGGAAGTAAGATAAAGGTGAAACCTACAGTTATATCTGCCATTCAAGCAAGCAGGGACTTAGCTAATGGGGCGGATGCCTTCTTGATTCAAGTGGTGTCTGTACTTTCGGAAAAGAAATCTTTAGCAGATATTCCGATTGTGAAGGAGTTCTCTGATGTGTTTGTGGATGATTTGCCCAGCTTGCCACCTGGTCGTGATTTGGAGTTCACCATTGATCTAGAATCTGGTGCGGCACCAGTTCATAAGGCCCCGTACCTAATGGCGCCAGAGGAATTAAAAGAGCTGAAAAGTCAATTGCATGAATTG ATTGACTTAAAGTCAGGATACTATCAATTGAGGATAAAGGATCAGGATATACCTAAGACTGCATTTAGGtctaggtatgggcattatgagtttaaagtgatgCTTTTTGGATTAGCCAATGCCCCTGCAgcatttatggatatgatgaatagagtattTCGACCCTATTTAGATTCctttgtgatagtttttattgatgatattttggtctATTCTCGAGAATCGGAAGAGCACACCGTCACCTTCGATTGGTTTTGG ATTAAATTTCTTGGTCTTGTCATGTCCCGAGATGGAGTAGCAGTTGATCCAAGTAAAGTGGAAGCTATCTTGGCATGGCCACGTCCTTCAACGGTACACGAAATTtggagtttcttgggacttgccgatTACTATCGTAGGTTTGTGGAAGGCTTTGCTCGATTGTCTGGACCTCTCACTACTCTTACCAGGAAAAATGTGGAGTTTGTTTGGTCCGGCAAATGCGAGaagagttttcaagagttgaagaagaGGTTAACTACaacacctattttggcacttccagAACCTCATAAGCCATTTGTGGTTTTTAgtgatgcttccaaatttggtttgggatgtgttcttatgcagGAGGGAAGAGTTGTGGCATATGCATCCCGCCAATTGAAAgatcatgagaagaattatcccacgcacgACTTGGAGTTAGTAGTTGTGGTTTTCGCTCTCAAGATTTGGAGGTACTATTTATATGGGGAGACTTGTGAAATCTACATTGATCATAAGAGTCTTAAACATATTTTCTCGCAGAAAAGTCTTAAcatgagacagaggagatggTTAGAGCTAATAAGTGATTatcagtgtgagattaagtaccACCCAGGAAAAGCAAATCAGGTTGCAGATGTGCTCAGTCGGAAGTCTTATTCAGTTGATGAGGCTGAGACACTAGGGTTAGACTCTCTTCTTTTTGGTATGAGGAGACTTCTTGCTGAGAGTTCACAGCAGGAAGAG GTTAAAGCTGAGCAACAGAGGCCTGCTGGCTATCTTCAACCACTCCCTATTCCCGAATGGAAATGGGACGACATCGCAATGGACTTTATAATTGGACTACCAAGGACgcctagtgggaagaattcaaTCTGG gatgaagttggcgaaggGAATCTACTTGGACCAGAAATTGTTCAGGAGATGAGGAATCAGGTTAAAGTTATAAGAGACAAGATGGCAGCTGTGCAGAGTCATCAGAAAAGCTATTCGGACACGAGGAGAAGAGATCTATTATTTGAGGAAGGTGATTGG ATTCTGGAGAAGGTTGGACCTGTTGCTTACCATATTGCCTTGCCAGAATATTTTGGAGAGattcatgatgttttccacGTGCCATCATTAAAGAAGAactttggacagcaagagccacgtctCGTTGACCCAGGAAGCATTCAACTCCGGCCTGATCTCACGTATGAAGTTGTTCCAACTTAG